One Candidatus Flexicrinis proximus DNA window includes the following coding sequences:
- a CDS encoding glycosyltransferase family 4 protein encodes MATIGIDARLTHYRSGGTSTYIRALLAEFALDSSHTYTVVQSRKQGKPLVDGLRHVKAWTPPHHWLEQTAFSVELTRLRLDVLHSPDFIPPLRGARRHVITVHDLAFLLFPEQMTEDSRRYYNEKIGWAVKHADHILSVSEATKADLIRLLNVPESKITVQYHGVEPAFRPMLDSEVMPTLLEYRIMPGYFLFVGTIGPRKNIPGLLTGYARLRERFPDAPPLVIVGEVGWLAADLMALIREAKGVIHIADANWRDFPAIYNGARALILPAHYEGFGLPALEAMACGVVPIVSDCSSLPEVTGGVGLLVDPDEPDSICEALKDVLTANAAWLTSQREMGLARAKQFTWARSAVIAREVYTKVLSK; translated from the coding sequence ATGGCGACTATCGGGATTGACGCACGGCTCACCCACTACCGTTCCGGCGGCACAAGCACGTACATCCGGGCGCTGCTGGCGGAGTTTGCGCTTGATTCGAGCCATACTTACACGGTCGTCCAAAGCCGGAAACAGGGCAAGCCGTTGGTTGATGGGCTGAGGCATGTCAAAGCATGGACGCCGCCGCATCATTGGCTTGAACAGACCGCGTTTTCGGTTGAGCTCACCCGTCTCAGGCTGGATGTGCTGCACAGCCCCGACTTCATCCCACCGCTGCGGGGCGCACGGCGGCATGTGATTACGGTGCACGATCTGGCGTTCCTGCTGTTCCCAGAGCAGATGACCGAAGACAGCCGGCGGTATTACAACGAGAAGATCGGCTGGGCTGTCAAGCATGCAGACCATATCCTTTCGGTCAGCGAGGCAACTAAGGCGGATCTGATCCGCCTGCTGAATGTCCCGGAGTCGAAGATCACGGTTCAGTATCACGGCGTTGAGCCGGCATTCCGGCCGATGCTGGACAGCGAGGTCATGCCGACGCTGCTTGAATACAGGATCATGCCGGGGTACTTCCTGTTTGTCGGCACGATCGGGCCGCGCAAGAATATCCCGGGGCTGCTGACGGGATATGCGCGACTGCGGGAGAGGTTCCCGGATGCACCGCCGCTGGTGATCGTGGGTGAAGTCGGCTGGCTGGCCGCAGACCTGATGGCATTGATCCGCGAGGCCAAGGGCGTGATTCATATTGCGGATGCGAACTGGCGGGACTTTCCGGCGATCTATAATGGCGCCCGCGCGCTGATTTTGCCGGCGCATTACGAGGGGTTCGGGCTGCCGGCGCTTGAGGCGATGGCTTGCGGCGTAGTCCCGATTGTGAGCGACTGTTCGAGCCTGCCGGAAGTGACGGGTGGGGTCGGCCTGCTGGTTGATCCAGATGAGCCGGACAGCATCTGCGAGGCGTTGAAGGACGTTCTGACGGCAAACGCGGCGTGGCTTACGTCGCAGCGCGAGATGGGACTGGCACGCGCCAAGCAGTTTACATGGGCGCGTTCGGCGGTAATCGCGCGAGAAGTCTACACCAAGGTTCTCTCAAAATGA
- a CDS encoding glycosyltransferase family 9 protein codes for MDREALVARNLAMAEAFKLTPVKHLVRRWILRTVGTIPFAPMPRLTRRVLFIRPDHLGDMLLTIPAMQALKAARPDLELHALVGPWSAAALENVSEIDRVLTIPFPGFTRAENENLPSPYLYAVRVSRMLRRIGYDSAVILRPDHWWGGLVAHLAGIRRRIGYELPDVAPFLTERIPFEAAHSVVMSMRLVESWAQAVRPEQIALHFPFTEADDLDVDELMRRHSLKPDARVVCIHAGSGTWTKQWDEGRWAQVGEMLAEQLDATVFLTGRDHELQMAQRIAEGMSSKPVVVAGETQVGQLAALFARSVVVLGPDSGPLHLASAVQTPTVALFGPARVEEFGTWGPPDQHAILTSEIGCLGCGILDWGADEPENHPCLREITVGRVLEAARRVARR; via the coding sequence TTGGATAGAGAGGCGCTGGTTGCCCGCAATCTGGCGATGGCCGAAGCGTTCAAACTGACGCCCGTGAAGCACCTCGTGCGCAGGTGGATTTTGCGTACGGTCGGGACGATTCCGTTTGCGCCGATGCCGCGACTGACACGTCGCGTGCTGTTCATCCGCCCGGATCACCTGGGGGACATGCTGCTGACGATTCCGGCCATGCAAGCCTTGAAGGCGGCGCGGCCTGACCTTGAACTGCACGCGCTGGTCGGGCCGTGGTCGGCCGCTGCCCTGGAAAACGTCTCGGAAATCGACCGGGTGCTGACGATCCCGTTTCCGGGATTTACCCGCGCCGAAAACGAGAATCTCCCCTCACCCTATCTCTACGCGGTGCGGGTTTCGCGGATGCTCCGACGGATCGGTTACGACAGTGCCGTGATCTTGAGGCCAGATCACTGGTGGGGCGGACTGGTCGCGCATCTGGCCGGAATCCGGCGGCGCATCGGCTATGAGCTGCCAGATGTGGCTCCGTTCCTGACCGAGCGGATCCCGTTCGAGGCAGCGCACAGCGTGGTGATGAGTATGCGGCTGGTAGAAAGCTGGGCGCAGGCAGTGCGACCAGAACAGATTGCGCTGCATTTTCCATTTACGGAAGCGGACGACCTGGATGTCGACGAGCTGATGCGGCGCCATTCCCTGAAACCTGACGCAAGAGTCGTGTGCATCCACGCCGGCAGCGGCACATGGACGAAACAATGGGACGAGGGGCGATGGGCGCAGGTCGGTGAGATGCTGGCCGAACAGCTTGACGCGACTGTGTTTCTCACCGGCCGCGATCATGAACTGCAGATGGCCCAGCGAATCGCCGAAGGGATGAGCAGCAAGCCGGTCGTAGTGGCTGGCGAGACTCAGGTCGGCCAGCTCGCGGCGCTGTTTGCACGGTCAGTCGTCGTGCTCGGCCCTGACAGCGGACCGCTGCACCTCGCATCGGCGGTCCAGACACCGACCGTCGCACTGTTCGGCCCCGCAAGAGTCGAGGAGTTCGGGACCTGGGGGCCGCCGGACCAGCACGCGATACTCACTTCGGAGATCGGCTGTTTGGGATGCGGCATCCTGGATTGGGGCGCAGACGAGCCAGAAAACCATCCGTGCCTGCGCGAGATCACCGTGGGGCGCGTCCTGGAAGCGGCAAGGCGGGTGGCTCGCCGCTAG
- a CDS encoding NFACT family protein, protein MYLDALTLSALLDEFMDTIVGGKIQDAIDVDENGIGLEIYSHHIRRYLYLSADNQTPRIHLVEDKLRRGLPKPTQLGLLFRRYVEGGGLLHVHQPPWERVLTFDITGPEGDATIVIEPMERRANLLLVQEGIVLDCLRRVGAHDNRVRVSLPGRPYVPPPPQLDKFDPFIMTPDEVSEVFSGLDDPSAKAAQALTRKVLGMSPLLAREIVFRAHGKVTIPAAEVDPSATFDALQTLMGPLKRREWQPGVVEQDGRIRAFSVYPLTHLEGWSPVESVSKALADYYGAPVGPEAYTAAKAPIKAAIAEARAKSGAKLASLQQSMTDDSEREQLKLAGELILAYQYTVQSGQTELKAEYEADKPALVIQLNPDLSPLENAQAYFSRYNKAKRALDDVPALIRATRNELDHLTNLDTDLDLAANWPEIDEVQGALVAAGYWRGAAMKRLGGGGASGPLRLVTHDGSVIWVGRNSRQNEIVTFGKANSEDLWLHVRGVPGAHVVIKMDGGAIPDKVIHMAASLAAHYSALRDEAKVPVDVTRVKYVRKIKGAAQGMVTYRNESTLTVEPSDEKSLPEILT, encoded by the coding sequence ATGTACCTTGATGCCCTGACGCTCTCGGCCCTGCTCGATGAGTTCATGGATACCATTGTCGGTGGCAAGATTCAGGACGCCATCGACGTCGACGAGAATGGTATCGGCCTGGAGATCTATTCGCATCACATCCGGCGCTATCTCTATCTCAGCGCTGACAATCAGACCCCGCGCATCCATCTCGTCGAAGACAAGCTCCGGCGCGGTTTGCCCAAGCCCACCCAGCTCGGCCTGCTGTTCCGCCGCTATGTCGAGGGCGGTGGGCTGCTGCACGTCCATCAGCCGCCATGGGAGCGTGTCCTGACCTTCGATATCACCGGCCCGGAAGGCGATGCGACCATCGTCATCGAGCCGATGGAACGCCGCGCCAACCTCCTGCTCGTCCAGGAGGGCATCGTACTCGACTGTCTCCGCCGCGTTGGCGCGCATGACAACCGCGTCCGGGTAAGCCTGCCGGGGCGGCCCTATGTCCCGCCGCCCCCACAGTTGGACAAGTTTGATCCGTTCATCATGACACCCGATGAGGTGTCCGAGGTGTTTTCCGGTTTGGACGATCCCTCTGCAAAGGCAGCTCAGGCGCTCACCCGCAAAGTGCTGGGGATGTCGCCGCTCCTTGCCCGCGAAATCGTCTTTCGCGCCCACGGAAAAGTGACGATCCCTGCCGCTGAGGTCGACCCGTCTGCGACTTTCGACGCGCTGCAAACGCTCATGGGGCCGCTCAAACGCCGTGAATGGCAGCCGGGCGTGGTCGAACAGGACGGCCGCATCAGAGCCTTCAGCGTCTATCCCCTCACCCATCTAGAGGGCTGGTCTCCCGTCGAGTCGGTCAGCAAGGCGCTGGCAGACTACTATGGCGCACCGGTCGGGCCGGAAGCCTACACCGCTGCCAAGGCGCCGATTAAAGCGGCAATTGCCGAAGCCCGTGCGAAATCCGGCGCTAAACTCGCCTCGCTTCAGCAGTCAATGACTGATGACAGTGAGCGCGAACAGCTCAAACTCGCCGGTGAACTCATTCTTGCCTATCAATACACTGTGCAGTCCGGTCAAACTGAGCTTAAAGCGGAATACGAAGCCGATAAGCCGGCGCTGGTCATTCAGTTGAACCCTGACCTCTCGCCGCTTGAAAACGCGCAGGCCTATTTCTCGCGCTACAACAAAGCCAAACGTGCCCTCGATGATGTTCCCGCGTTGATCCGCGCAACCCGCAATGAACTAGACCATCTGACCAATCTCGACACCGACCTTGATCTTGCCGCCAATTGGCCGGAGATTGATGAGGTTCAGGGCGCGCTCGTCGCCGCCGGATACTGGCGTGGTGCGGCCATGAAACGCCTGGGGGGTGGTGGTGCAAGCGGACCTCTGCGCCTCGTTACCCACGACGGGTCGGTGATCTGGGTGGGCCGCAACAGCCGCCAGAACGAAATCGTGACCTTCGGCAAGGCCAACTCCGAAGATTTGTGGCTGCATGTTCGCGGTGTTCCTGGCGCGCATGTCGTGATCAAAATGGACGGCGGTGCGATCCCCGACAAGGTCATTCACATGGCCGCCAGCCTAGCCGCTCACTATAGCGCCCTCCGCGACGAGGCAAAAGTTCCCGTTGATGTGACGCGCGTCAAATATGTGCGTAAAATCAAAGGTGCAGCGCAGGGCATGGTCACCTACCGCAACGAGTCAACGCTGACGGTCGAACCAAGCGACGAAAAATCGCTGCCCGAAATACTCACATAA
- a CDS encoding COX15/CtaA family protein — protein MTPVESGRSRLFVGLALTTALLTIGLILFGAIVRVTDSGLGCNRDWPLCGGTIFPPLDNLTAWIEWLHRLFAILIGLLGIAMLVTSFRAYRQRNRAVLVGTVIAAVLFAFQSILGALVVKLDLPPTMVTVHLGTAMLLLGALLFAYVGAVYRPAVTYVRDHVTLLMYTTTTVSLLIILTGALVRGAGATLACIDWPLCNGELLPTGQGPLQVVHMTHRFAVAALGVLMALLVWYVFRSGRPASTRQFALAAFVLYLAQAAVGAVFVLQAAAPLWGTLHVGLASLTWASLVVLSILETANNGALNLGSSEVEWHQQSGSRLPN, from the coding sequence ATGACCCCTGTAGAATCCGGGCGTTCGAGGCTGTTTGTCGGCCTAGCCCTGACCACCGCTTTGTTGACTATCGGCTTGATCTTGTTTGGCGCGATCGTCCGCGTGACCGACAGCGGCCTCGGCTGCAATCGCGACTGGCCACTCTGTGGCGGCACGATTTTCCCGCCGCTTGACAACCTCACCGCGTGGATTGAATGGCTGCACCGGCTTTTCGCCATCCTGATTGGTCTGTTGGGCATCGCCATGCTCGTGACGTCCTTCCGGGCCTACCGGCAGCGCAACCGCGCCGTATTGGTCGGCACTGTGATCGCTGCCGTGTTGTTCGCGTTCCAGAGCATTCTGGGCGCGCTTGTGGTCAAGCTCGACCTGCCGCCGACGATGGTGACTGTTCATTTGGGAACCGCGATGCTGCTGCTGGGCGCGCTCCTGTTTGCTTATGTCGGCGCGGTTTACCGTCCCGCCGTCACCTACGTCCGCGATCACGTCACCCTGCTCATGTACACCACCACGACCGTGTCCCTGCTGATCATCCTTACGGGCGCGCTGGTTCGCGGCGCTGGCGCGACACTGGCCTGTATCGATTGGCCGCTCTGCAACGGTGAACTGCTCCCGACAGGGCAGGGGCCGCTGCAGGTCGTTCACATGACCCATCGCTTTGCGGTCGCCGCCTTGGGCGTCCTGATGGCGCTCCTGGTGTGGTATGTGTTCCGCTCTGGCCGTCCGGCATCGACCCGCCAGTTTGCGCTCGCGGCCTTTGTCCTCTATCTGGCGCAGGCAGCTGTGGGCGCCGTCTTCGTTTTGCAGGCCGCTGCCCCGCTATGGGGAACTCTTCATGTCGGCCTTGCCTCGCTCACCTGGGCGTCGCTGGTCGTTTTGTCAATTCTTGAGACCGCCAATAACGGCGCGCTCAACTTAGGTTCTAGCGAGGTGGAATGGCATCAACAGTCCGGGAGCCGGCTCCCCAACTAA
- a CDS encoding glycosyltransferase has protein sequence MNVLLLSASLPYPTTSGGALRVYSLIRALNKLGHAVHLLCYSDEAIRWKDSPLADLCKTVVTLSPPRRSLTERLTTLLFTRQADVANRLFSDAMVNALGEMLGKTHFDLVQAEGIEMAWLLPHVRKLQAAAKLCFDTFNAEYELQRVIATIDAREPRRWLTAGYSWIQSGRIARFEREMGELADLMLAVSPEDSAALKAILPGKSIPVIPSAIAVDEYGGSEAKSLGPHALVFTGKMDYRPNVDAMVWFSESILPRIRVRFPGVTLHIVGQQPHRRLSHLGSEPGITLTGYVPSVVPYLRGAAVYVAPLRMGSGTRLKLLEAMAAGCAIVATPTAAAGLLPDATAAMRLAAHEERFADTVISMLNDSSGRRMLGEQACAAVAAYYDWTAVADRLRRVYEEAGIG, from the coding sequence ATGAACGTATTGCTGCTTTCTGCATCGCTGCCGTATCCGACGACGTCGGGCGGCGCGCTGCGCGTATACAGCCTGATCCGCGCGCTAAACAAGCTCGGACACGCCGTACATCTGCTGTGCTACAGCGACGAGGCGATTCGCTGGAAGGATTCGCCGCTGGCAGACCTGTGCAAGACAGTAGTCACCTTGTCCCCACCGCGCCGCAGCCTAACTGAACGGCTGACCACCCTGTTGTTCACGCGTCAGGCTGATGTAGCCAATCGCCTGTTTTCAGATGCGATGGTCAACGCCCTGGGTGAAATGCTGGGGAAGACCCACTTCGACCTGGTGCAAGCCGAGGGGATCGAGATGGCATGGCTGCTGCCGCACGTCCGAAAGCTGCAGGCGGCGGCGAAATTGTGCTTCGACACGTTCAACGCGGAGTATGAGCTCCAGCGGGTGATCGCAACGATCGACGCACGCGAGCCGCGCAGGTGGCTGACGGCGGGGTATTCGTGGATACAGTCGGGCCGGATCGCACGATTTGAACGCGAGATGGGGGAACTGGCCGATCTGATGCTGGCCGTGTCGCCAGAGGACAGCGCGGCGCTCAAGGCGATTCTGCCGGGCAAGAGCATCCCCGTGATCCCAAGCGCGATCGCCGTCGACGAGTATGGCGGCAGTGAAGCGAAATCACTGGGTCCACACGCACTGGTATTCACCGGAAAGATGGATTACCGGCCCAATGTGGATGCCATGGTGTGGTTTAGCGAGTCGATCCTGCCGCGAATCCGCGTCCGTTTTCCAGGCGTCACACTGCACATCGTCGGCCAGCAACCGCACCGGCGACTCAGTCATCTGGGGTCCGAGCCAGGCATTACGCTCACGGGGTATGTCCCATCGGTTGTGCCGTATCTGAGGGGTGCCGCCGTATATGTCGCGCCGTTGAGGATGGGGAGCGGAACACGATTAAAACTGCTGGAAGCAATGGCCGCCGGATGCGCGATCGTGGCGACCCCGACCGCGGCGGCTGGTCTGCTGCCAGATGCCACAGCAGCGATGCGACTGGCCGCACACGAGGAGCGCTTTGCCGATACGGTCATCTCCATGCTGAATGACAGTTCAGGCCGACGGATGCTGGGCGAGCAGGCCTGCGCCGCGGTCGCCGCCTATTACGATTGGACTGCGGTGGCTGACCGGCTGCGCCGCGTGTATGAGGAGGCGGGAATTGGATAG
- a CDS encoding ABC transporter substrate-binding protein encodes MNDALDTFDPDAQRFYPPYSVVSLVPSVTESLFDLGLGAHVLGVTDYCTRPAEKVRYLPHVGGTKNPDIAKIVELAPNLVIANHEENRRRDVEALQAAGIPVWVTYPRTVSDTFNLLWQIMSVFEAPDQSARVRHIEQMYDWVWGATLAKQDLGALPTVFAPIWFDPLMTFSPDTYMHDLLYVCGARGIFSDQADRYPRVTLEQVEAAKPDIVLLPSEPYEFTESHAEQFAQLDIPAAHHSRIHFVDGALLTWHGTRIAYALQELPALLELTHDDIA; translated from the coding sequence GTGAACGACGCGCTCGACACATTTGATCCGGATGCGCAGCGGTTCTATCCGCCGTATTCTGTCGTTTCACTTGTGCCGAGCGTTACCGAATCGCTGTTCGATCTCGGCTTAGGGGCTCATGTGCTGGGCGTCACCGACTACTGCACCCGTCCGGCTGAGAAGGTGCGCTATCTGCCGCACGTTGGCGGCACAAAGAATCCCGATATCGCCAAAATTGTTGAACTTGCCCCCAATCTCGTGATCGCGAATCACGAGGAGAACCGCCGCAGGGACGTCGAAGCGCTTCAGGCGGCCGGTATTCCTGTCTGGGTGACGTATCCCCGCACCGTCTCGGACACTTTCAATTTACTGTGGCAGATCATGTCGGTGTTCGAGGCGCCGGATCAGTCGGCCCGTGTCCGCCACATCGAGCAGATGTACGACTGGGTGTGGGGAGCGACCCTCGCCAAACAGGACTTGGGGGCTCTGCCCACGGTCTTCGCGCCAATCTGGTTTGACCCGTTGATGACCTTCAGCCCGGACACCTATATGCACGACCTCCTTTATGTCTGCGGTGCCCGAGGCATATTCTCCGACCAGGCCGACCGCTATCCACGCGTAACCCTCGAACAGGTCGAAGCTGCAAAGCCGGACATCGTTCTGCTTCCCAGTGAGCCGTACGAGTTCACCGAATCGCACGCGGAACAGTTCGCGCAGCTGGACATCCCCGCCGCGCACCACAGCCGGATTCACTTCGTGGACGGTGCTCTGCTCACCTGGCATGGCACCCGCATCGCCTATGCACTTCAGGAACTGCCCGCGCTTTTGGAGCTGACGCATGACGACATCGCCTGA
- a CDS encoding polyphosphate kinase 2 family protein: protein MNHSSLIVKPGSKFSLSEIDPEGQTNVSKDAAKYRLSKLQEKLSGLQSRLYAQGKQSLLVVMQAMDAGGKDGTIKTVFRDMNPQGMAVTSFKVPSTEELAHDFLWRVHAKAPARGMIGIFNRSHYEDVLIVRVNELVPESVWRSRYDQINAFEKLLSDNGTRIVKFFLHISKDEQKARLEDRLKSPDEQWKFSMGDLPVRLKWGDYMDAYDDALSNCSTDNAPWYVIPSNRKWLRNLLVTQILVETLEDMDPQYPAPEPGLESVVIPD, encoded by the coding sequence ATGAATCACTCATCGCTGATCGTGAAACCGGGCTCAAAATTCTCTTTGTCTGAGATCGATCCTGAAGGCCAGACCAATGTCAGCAAGGATGCGGCCAAGTACCGTCTGAGTAAGCTTCAGGAGAAGCTTAGCGGCCTGCAATCCCGCCTTTACGCACAGGGAAAGCAGTCACTGCTGGTCGTGATGCAGGCCATGGATGCAGGCGGCAAGGACGGCACGATCAAGACGGTGTTCCGCGATATGAACCCGCAGGGCATGGCTGTGACCTCCTTCAAAGTTCCCAGTACCGAGGAACTTGCCCATGACTTTCTGTGGCGCGTCCATGCGAAGGCGCCTGCAAGGGGCATGATCGGCATCTTCAATCGCAGTCATTACGAAGACGTGCTGATCGTTCGCGTCAATGAACTCGTGCCGGAAAGTGTCTGGCGCAGCCGCTATGATCAGATCAACGCCTTCGAAAAGCTGTTGAGCGACAACGGCACCCGGATCGTCAAGTTCTTCCTGCACATCAGCAAAGACGAACAGAAAGCCCGCCTTGAGGACCGGCTCAAGAGCCCGGACGAGCAGTGGAAGTTCAGTATGGGTGACCTGCCGGTTCGCCTGAAGTGGGGCGACTACATGGACGCTTACGACGACGCGCTCTCCAACTGCAGTACCGACAACGCGCCCTGGTACGTGATCCCTTCCAACCGCAAATGGCTACGCAATCTGCTGGTGACCCAGATCCTCGTCGAAACGCTGGAGGATATGGATCCTCAGTATCCTGCGCCGGAACCCGGCCTTGAAAGCGTCGTAATCCCTGACTAA
- a CDS encoding protoheme IX farnesyltransferase: protein MASTVREPAPQLNDIIRSYLALTKLRIVLLLVFTTVTAMFIAADGTPRADVLILTTVGGALAAAGASALNQYWDRDLDAKMTRTARRPIPAGEIAPQNALVFGVSLVAWSAFILIWVNPLTAALALFGAFYYDVIYTMILKRNTVVNILIGGGAGAMPVLVGWAAVTGTVTFEALILFAIVFYWTPPHSWALALLVNSDYARAEVPMMPVARGEEVTRQQMLLYSVQLALVSIMPYLFGTLGAIYLVGALLLGIGLLYMCVRLIQIKDKAMARATYKYTTSYLAFLFLLMIIDRVLL, encoded by the coding sequence ATGGCATCAACAGTCCGGGAGCCGGCTCCCCAACTAAACGACATAATTCGCAGCTATCTGGCGCTCACCAAGCTGCGGATTGTGCTGCTTCTGGTATTCACGACTGTGACTGCCATGTTTATTGCCGCGGACGGTACCCCGCGCGCGGACGTCTTGATCCTGACGACCGTTGGCGGGGCTTTGGCCGCAGCCGGCGCCAGTGCCCTCAATCAGTATTGGGATCGCGACCTGGACGCTAAAATGACCCGGACAGCCCGCCGGCCCATCCCGGCAGGCGAAATCGCGCCACAGAATGCGCTTGTCTTCGGCGTGAGTCTGGTGGCTTGGTCGGCTTTCATCCTGATCTGGGTTAATCCGCTCACCGCCGCCCTGGCCCTGTTTGGCGCGTTTTACTACGATGTCATCTACACGATGATCCTCAAGCGCAATACCGTTGTGAACATCCTGATTGGCGGCGGAGCAGGCGCGATGCCTGTGCTGGTTGGTTGGGCTGCCGTGACCGGAACCGTCACCTTTGAGGCGCTCATCCTGTTTGCCATCGTGTTCTACTGGACCCCGCCTCACAGTTGGGCGCTCGCGCTGCTCGTCAATTCCGACTATGCTCGCGCTGAAGTGCCGATGATGCCCGTCGCCCGTGGCGAAGAGGTGACTCGTCAGCAGATGCTCCTCTACTCAGTCCAGTTGGCGCTGGTGTCGATCATGCCATACCTGTTTGGCACCTTAGGCGCGATCTACCTGGTTGGCGCCTTGCTGCTCGGCATCGGACTGCTTTATATGTGCGTCAGGCTCATCCAGATCAAGGACAAGGCCATGGCGCGCGCAACCTACAAGTACACCACATCGTACCTGGCCTTTCTGTTTCTCCTGATGATTATCGATCGCGTGCTGCTCTAG
- a CDS encoding amino acid ABC transporter substrate-binding protein: MKRLKRYSRIVLTMLWLAMSAGAVGVYAYRHFRFPSVPETFPNGELVIAIDPSYPPFGNIVEDTFVGLDIDIGKALAAELGLTPRFVMVNFDSAYDAVRTGAADISLAGLRVDTARMGDVHYTWGYLNDGVMVVSSSASADGWALGGMRVGVELGAAGHAEARLWSRRVKAMGIETFETPDGALDALERGNVDAVLADAISVRDYLRRHPNADFRAGYLTAEFYSGAVRSGRRDVLYHLNGAMLTLLNDGTIGALLERHIGAEPQAVSP, from the coding sequence GTGAAGCGACTGAAGCGGTACTCGCGGATCGTGCTGACGATGCTGTGGCTGGCGATGTCGGCGGGAGCGGTCGGCGTCTATGCATACCGCCATTTCAGGTTTCCGAGCGTGCCGGAGACATTTCCCAACGGCGAACTGGTCATCGCAATCGACCCGAGCTATCCGCCGTTCGGAAACATCGTGGAAGACACGTTTGTCGGCCTGGACATCGACATCGGCAAGGCGCTGGCCGCGGAACTGGGTCTGACGCCGCGATTTGTGATGGTCAATTTCGACAGCGCCTACGACGCTGTCAGGACGGGCGCGGCCGATATCTCGCTGGCCGGGCTGCGCGTCGATACGGCGAGGATGGGCGACGTCCATTACACATGGGGCTACCTGAATGACGGCGTGATGGTGGTGAGCAGCAGCGCGTCAGCAGACGGCTGGGCGCTCGGCGGGATGCGGGTGGGCGTCGAACTGGGCGCAGCAGGCCATGCCGAAGCACGGTTGTGGTCGCGGCGCGTCAAGGCTATGGGGATCGAGACGTTTGAGACGCCGGACGGCGCTTTGGATGCGCTGGAACGCGGGAATGTGGACGCGGTACTGGCCGATGCGATCAGCGTGAGAGATTATCTGCGGCGACATCCCAACGCCGACTTTCGCGCGGGTTATCTGACGGCCGAGTTCTATTCCGGCGCGGTCCGCAGCGGCCGGCGCGATGTCCTTTACCACTTGAACGGCGCAATGCTCACACTCCTGAACGACGGGACGATCGGCGCCCTGCTGGAACGGCACATCGGGGCAGAGCCGCAGGCAGTCAGCCCCTAG